The Brachionichthys hirsutus isolate HB-005 chromosome 11, CSIRO-AGI_Bhir_v1, whole genome shotgun sequence genome includes a window with the following:
- the snrpa gene encoding U1 small nuclear ribonucleoprotein A, whose translation MTTPDVRLNHTIYINNLNEKIKKDELKKSLYAIFSQFGQILDILVARNMKMKGQAFVIFKEVNSASNALRSMQGFPFYDKPMRIQYAKLDSDIIAKMKGTYVERDRKKERKKIKGPEGSGVKKGLPGAGAPMVAGGPAAMAGMPPMSQAPRMMHMPGQPPYMPPPGMMPPPGMAPGQIPPGAMSHGQMMPGQMPHQVAENPPNHILFLTNLPEETNELMLSMLFNQFPGFKEVRLVPGRHDIAFVEFDNDVQAGAARDALQGFKITQSNAMKISFAKK comes from the exons ATGACCACCCCGGATGTTCGCCTTAACCATACCATCTACATCAACAACCTGAATGAAAAAATCAAAAAAGATG AGTTGAAGAAGTCGCTCTACGCCATCTTCTCCCAGTTTGGTCAGATTTTGGACATCTTGGTCGCACGAAACATGAAGATGAAGGGTCAGGCTTTTGTTATTTTCAAAGAGGTCAACAGTGCTTCCAATGCCCTGAGATCCATGCAGGGGTTTCCTTTCTACGACAAACCTATG CGCATCCAGTACGCCAAACTGGACTCAGACATCATCGCTAAAATGAAGGGAACGTACGTAGAGCGTGACCgtaagaaggagaggaagaagatcaAGGGACCTGAGGGATCGGGTGTTAAGAAGGGTCTTCCGGGAGCTGGCGCACCCATGGTTGCTGGGGGTCCTGCTGCCATGGCC GGAATGCCTCCCATGAGCCAGGCTCCTCGTATGATGCATATGCCAGGCCAGCCGCCTTATATGCCTCCTCCTGGGATGATGCCTCCTCCAGGGATGGCTCCTGGACAAATTCCCCCTGGTGCCATGTCTCATGGCCAAATGATGCCGGGACAAATGCCACACCAG GTCGCTGAAAATCCTCCCAAtcacatcctcttcctcaccaacCTGCCAGAGGAGACAAATGAACTCATGCTGTCCATGCTCTTCAACCA GTTCCCTGGATTCAAGGAGGTGCGTCTGGTTCCCGGTCGTCATGACATTGCATTTGTGGAATTCGACAATGACGTGCAGGCCGGCGCTGCCCGAGATGCACTTCAAGGATTTAAGATCACACAATCAAATGCAATGAAGATATCATTTGCTAAGAAGTAG
- the actmap gene encoding actin maturation protease, translating into MSLDRPPAPPPPPPPLVPAPPPAAALQKLSQTIARVGSPVEGNYTEARLLLQQRESSFRKDLQWILVNEYVPSLIQDGPQCGLVALWMSAHLRQPQLNIDMESVVQTAVSRGYTAQGEMFSADNMARLAEEVCGCEAELLSGGLTGHNAAAIITQLWGREPVLIPYDKDFNHEPCQDSGHRAHWAVASGVLLGLERGSLSKEHAVPDPLLPWLSLAADGSCPCPAGSSGVKDVYILAKQGKSLRYQLWALDSVAQSNGQLRAMDPRRANDGTRYVVPRGGLEAGLAGQAVLLRTKTQSSSELHGAT; encoded by the exons ATGTCGCTGGACCGCCCCCCTGCACCGcccccgcctccgcctccgctcGTCCCAGCACCTCCGCCGGCCGCTGCACTCCAGAAGCTGAGTCAGACTATTGCGCGTGTCGGGAGTCCCGTGGAGGGGAACTACACCGAGGcgcgcctcctgctgcagcagcgggaGAGCAG TTTTCGGAAGGACCTGCAGTGGATCCTTGTCAATGAATATGTGCCTTCCCTCATCCAAGATGGTCCACA GTGCGGCCTGGTGGCGCTGTGGATGTCGGCTCACCTACGACAGCCTCAGCTGAATATTGATATGGAAAGCGTTGTTCAGACGGCTGTGAGCCGGGGATACACGGCACAGGGTGAAATGTTTTCAG CCGACAACATGGCCCGGCTGGCAGAGGAGGTCTGTGGCTGTGAGGCAGAGCTGCTGTCGGGGGGCTTAACGGGTCACAATGCTGCAGCCATCATCACACAGCTGTGGGGGAGGGAGCCCGTCCTCATCCC ATATGACAAGGACTTCAACCACGAGCCGTGCCAGGACAGCGGCCACAGGGCGCACTGGGCTGTCGCTTCAG GTGTTCTCCTCGGCCTGGAGCGGGGCAGCCTGAGCAAAGAGCACGCTGTCCCTGACCCCTTACTGCCCTGGCTGTCCCTCGCCGCCGACGGCAGCTGCCCCTGTCCCGCCGGCAGCTCGGGCGTCAAAGACGTTTACATCCTGGCTAAGCAGGGGAAGAGCCTGCGCTACCAGCTGTGGGCTCTGGACAGCGTTGCTCAGAGCAACGGGCAGCTGAGGGCGATGGATCCCCGGAGAGCCAACGACGGAACCCGCTACGTGGTTCCTCGAGGAGGGCTGGAAGCCGGGCTGGCCGGACAGGCGGTGTTGCTCCGCACAAAGACGCAATCATCGAGTGAACTTCACGGTGCTACGTGA